The Corvus cornix cornix isolate S_Up_H32 chromosome 8, ASM73873v5, whole genome shotgun sequence sequence TCAGTTACCATTAAAGTTGTGGATGCACAATTCTGCAGACAATGAGGCCAGCCTCTGGTCACTGGGTCTAACaacctagaaaaaaaaccaacaggcTGCCGTGTTCCCCTGTGCTCTTGTACCAAAATTCCTTTAGCATGGCCCTGTTTAACATCCGCATATAACTCAAATTCCTTTTCTGAGTCTGGAAGAGATAAGACTGGGGAATTAATCAATTTGTCTTTCAATTTTCTAAAGCCTTCTCTCCTTCGAGTGTCCATGCCACAACATTAGGACTGTTTTGGGTTTAAAAGTCATATAAAGGTCTggctaaaacagaaaaatcctcAATTCATGCTCTGCAGTACTCTACCAACCCTGAAAAACTGCCATAACTCTTTTTTTAGTCGAGGGTAATGGTACTTGTAAAATTCCTTGTATTCTTTCTGGATCAATACACTGTAGACCTGCAGTCAAAATGTACcccaaacatttgtttttctacCAATTGCactttcttttcaaacactCTAAGATCCTTTTTAGCAAGAAAATTAAGCAGCTTCACAGTAGCTTCTTCAACCACCTTTTCCTGTTCCCCTGATAAAAGCAAATCATCCACCCACTGCAACAGCCTAACTCCCGAGGGTGGAGTAAACTCTCTTAATATTTTCTGCAAGGCTTGCCCAAACAAAACTGGTGACTCTCTATATCCCTGCAGTAGGACTGTCCATGTCAATTGTTGTTTTAccattttccctccttcctcctgttcCCACTCAAAGGCAAAATACTGTTTACTGTCCTCTGTAATCAGACACCCCCAGAAAGCATCCTTCAAGTTCAGTACTGAATAATACTCATGTGAAGAAGGGATTTGATTCAGGATGGTGTAGGGATCTGGAACTGTGAGATGCCTTGGTCTGacaatttcatttattattctTAAATCCTGCACCATTCTGTaggtttgttggggttttttaggagttctaggttttttttctgttaaaggaattttcccccatcCTGTTACTAAGACAACAAATTGCTGGTtacttaagaaaacaaagagctacCCACTGAAGGTGGGGTGtgcctggctactcttttgtttcacctgggtgtggggtcagttcggTCTTGGCATTCggagagagaggagctgctggttcttttcGGCcgcttttccttctgctggaaacaacaccgggatcccaaagccaccttccctgccccgccaggagccgggctgtggccgccctgccgCGCCGCTGTTTCGAGCCTTCGCTGTgttgtagccctgctcaccctgcctgaccagacctccggggggttccccgcTTGGATACACcgcgtctgccacccgggatttgtgcttgtccctgccattccagcctgctgttcccgagggtccggccggacaccgggatcggctgcccaggggtttgtgaagctttttTGTTCCATCCtttcccgggatcccaggccaccactgccgcatgctccccgagctcgctccggagcgccccctgcagccgcgggggaaccatcgcacctgccctgctcaccgggagccgccagcgcccctgccggctgcgagcggaactgcacccgaggggaaagggcctgacagccgagaaggctgggactgggtttgtgattgtttgctgttactgccatagttattgttgtttgtttgactgtttatacacatacagatatataatagtaaagaactgttattcctatttcccacatctttgcctaaaagcccccttgatttcaaaattataataactcggagggaaaggggttacatctgccgttccaagggaggcttctgcctcccttagcagacacctgtctttcaaaccaagacaaggTTCCATCTGGTTTCTTAACCGGCAGGATATAGGAGTGTTATAGGGAAATATACCTGGCTCCAAAAGCCCTGCCTTTAGCAGGGGGACTCAATGACAGGATGTAACCCCTTCCTTCCCTACCTTGAAAGAGGGTACTGCTTTTAGACACCACTTGTCCTGGTTGCTTCAAAGGAATTTGGAGAGGCTCTATATCTAATTTTCCATATTTCCCTGCGACTGCCCACACTTCTGGGTGTATTTCAGCACAAGCCTTCTCAGACATTTTACACAAAGTTACCACAGCGTTAGCCTCTGTATCATTTTTCACAATATTAATTTGCATTCCTACTTTAGCCATCAAATCTCTTCCCAGTAAATTACAATCACAATGAGGAACAAACAGAAATTCCTGCATTTCAAACCTATTCCTCACATCTACTAATAGTTGAATTAAATGCATCTGCTTATCCTTTCCACTCACCCCTTGAATAATCAAAGATCTTTTTGACAATTCTCCCCCCTTAGGGATAAAATTCAAAGTGGATCGAGAGGCCCCTGTATCTACCAGGCTCCTCTCAGTCCGGACCCACCTTAAAAGTTATCGAGGCCTCCAGTGTGGTGGGTCCCTGGTATAATGGGAGCCCCTAACACCCCTAGCAATTAATCTCCATGGACATTGCTGCTTCCAAtgtccctctgccctgcagatAGCACACTGATTCCTTCCCAACCACTGTTTGGGTTGGCTCTCCTCTGATGAGGAGAGAATGCTTCTGCCAGTCACTTGTGGCCGACTCCATCCCTTCTGTCCTGGGGGACCCCTTGGGCCCTGCAGTTTATCCCTCTGGGGCTGTAAAAACTCTGCCATCacctttgcctttgcctttgccttcGCCTTTGCCTTCACCTTTTCCTCATCCCTTCTTACATACACTTGCTGTATCTTTCTAACCAGTTAATCTAGGGGTTTATTCTGCCCTTCCTGTAGTCCCCCCTGCTACTGCCTGTGGGTGCTTATTCTCCCACAGCTCAAAATCATTCATTTCTCCAGTGaaccaaacaaaatctttaaaagaaaatccttccaCGTACAATTTGCATTTCCCAGAtactgcttcctcctcctcctccttgtgCTCACCCTCCTCACCATACACTGTATACTAAAGCCAGTCCCTGTCCTGCCACCCCCCCGGCACAACCAACGGGCATGGCCGGCAGCACCACTGGTGGCTGGGGTGTCCCACAGCCTCATGGAGGCCAGGGGCcactgctggccctgcctgggGGGGGGGCAGCAGGGTCAGGAACCACCCAGCGCTGAGCCCtggctgccccacagccccggCCCAACCCCGCACCTCCCCACAggcccccagcctgtgctcccAGTCTCATACCTCTGCACCGAGTCCTGCCACTCCTTGCCTCAACCATATTTCTCCACACTAGCCTTCAACCAATCCCTTCCCAACATACCAACACCATCCGTTCATCCCCTGTTGTCAAGACCCTTCCTCAACTCCCCTTATTGCCCCCCTGGGCATGGATTGTCGAGACCCTTTCTCAACTTTCCCTTATTGCCCCCTTTGGGCATCCATGTCCTTAATTACCTGTGGAAGAATGTGTAAACCAACTCAACATTCTTCCAAGGGATTCTTTGGAGATATTTTGGGATCATCACCTCTTTTGCCAGGGCCCCTTCTGAGCTTTACCTTTGCTACCCTCCATGGGTGCCATCTCAGGTTTACCTGTGCTACCCTCCATGGGTGCTCTCTCAGGTTTACCTGTGCTAACCTCCATGAGTGCCCTCTCAGGTTTACTCTCTGAAGATCCCATTGTACTCACTGGTGAGATTTTCAGTGGTCCTTCCCTGTGGACTCTTCATGGACCCCCCTGCTCCACCACTCATCTGTCTCCCAGACAGTCTCAGGAACCCAATCAATCACCCCATGCCAGCTGCCACCAAGGGGAGCTGATCACTGAAACTGGGTGAGGGGCACCTTCAGCTCCGCTCACTGCCTTCTGCCCTGAATGGTGGAAGGATCCCGGACAAAAGCACCCAAATTTGTTAGGAAAACtaatccacaaacaccagaggtttatgtgcaaagaggagacagaggagcACTAtaactttatttgaataaaggagaggccatggggcatTTCCCATGGGGTCTCTCAAGTTGTTGGAAGAGgcagcctcctttttatcctaatttcccggccacatttccctctctctgtgtTGATTTGGCATGGCCTGATTTTTTGGTAGCGGGGGagggccacagaggtggcttctgtgagaagctgctggaagcttccaccatgtccgACAGAGACaatctctgatggctctgaagatggactTGCTGCTGGTCCAGTTAGAGAGGCTGATAATGCCTCTGAGATGACatattcaagaagaaaatcaaaagagTGCACATGCAGTTTTTTCCAGGGGTGGCAAGATGCTGCTGTTGGGCCCATCCCGGGCAGTGTGGTGTGATGCACCACCGTGGCCACCTCCATCTCAGCATGGCCCACAGAGAGCCTTGCCTGTCTGGCCGTCCCTAGCCAGCCGTGCTGCGGGCAGAAAGGCAGGGGCGGCATTGGCGTCTTCTCCTTCCCAGCGCCCCACATGAAGAGAGGCGTTaaacagcaccagcactgcagcGGCCGCCACTGTCTGTGCGGTGGCAGCGGGGCCACGtggccagcagcagaaacacGGCAAGCGGTTCCCCGACGCAGAACCTAGATGAGATCAACCTCTTGGCACTGCGAGATGCTGCAAGAATCTTTGAATTAGTGAAACTTGTTGACAGTGATACCTACAAGCAGCAATTTTTCTTCTAgtcagagaaagagaaggaagtgaGGACATGTGAAGGAGAACAACATGGtggcaccaaggtcagtgaaaagaggggaaagaggtGCTCCAAACATCAGAATCTAAATTCCTCTGCAAGCCATGGTGAGGATGATGGTGAAACAAACTGTCCCCCTGTAATCCAGGAAgtccacgggggatgcagagatccacttGCAGCCCGTGGGAGAAGTGCTCACGCTGGAGCAGATGGATACCAGAGggtgatccagtgggagacccgaagagagagagagagcccCTGCTTCCAAACTAGAGCAGGCTTTCCTTAAAAGACTGCACACTGTGGATGAGTGACCCAcaccacagcagttttgggaagaCTGCTCATGGGAGAGACCCTATGGCATAGCAAAGAGTCCTCTCCCTGAGCGAACAGAAGAAGATCCCAAGTAACGAACTGACCAAACctccatgccctgtctccctgcactgtcggtgggaaggagggaggggctgggggggaaaaggtgttttaaagcttattttacttctcattgtcctcctctgactctgttaataataaatttactttataCCTTTAAATTTGAATCTGTTTTGCCCTTAGAGTGTTTTCTCCCAATCCTCATCTCAACTCATGAGccttttgttaatttttttcccctctcctctaccaagctgagagaaagagaaagtgagcAAACAGCTTTTGTAGGTGCCTGGTCTTTGGCCAGCATCAAACCATGACACTCTCTTTCCCCACTGGCTGAAGTACTTgagaggtacagacttcccAAATCGCCTAATACAGACCCCCTCCTAATGTGTacccctccccccgccccccttttcttcttctttgtgtctctgttctttttctacAAGTCCAGGGATTTTGCAAGGCCTTGAGTGAGTAACTGACTGTGTCAATTAGTGGAATTCCGATGGAATTTATGGTTCCTCCCATTTCTTCTTTCACCTTTCAGTATCTGGCTTTATCTACCAGCAGGCCCAcagtttgtttgtaaagacacctccttctcattcctttcatatatatgcatatattaCACCCACCACCCCCCCACCTCTCCCCCCTTATTATGAAGAAAACAGCTGGTGGGGAAATTTATTCCTGTATCAGCCCTACCTGCAGGACCACCTTCTTGACAGAGGAGGAATTTATGATATGTCACGTGTTCCACCAAAGTTGTCTCAGCTTGGGAAGCTGCAGTCCAGCTGTAACTGTGGTTGTAGCTTGGGGATTGctggcatttttcttctggaaattgGCTTAAGGGTGACAAATTAATTGCAGGAGGTAAATAGACTGTCAgggagtcacagaatggtttgggtaggaagggacctttaaaggtcatgtAGTTCCAactgcctgccatgggcagggagcaCTTGGGGTTTGGGGCTTACTGCTCTGGCTTTTAAGGTAgaggattaaaacaaaaatatgttcaTAATCAGTTATTTGAAACCCAGAGTTATTCCATGGGTTAGATTTGGCAGGAGGGGACTTTATTGGTGTTTTTTGCTATCTGTGATCTCAGTTTCACACCAAAAAGTGGATGGATCTGTGCTATCCTCAGAGCAGGTGTGTGCCATGGGGAAACACTTCAGAATGAGGACTTCCACTGAATTACTCctgttataaacatatattatagtattggcttctcgcaaagtattagatattatataatgttagaaatgctttttgctgtgtggatgtagttttctctcgttttagcaagaatgttagcaagtgtgagcaagtaagataacctccaagcCAGCAGAGGATAAGGCCCGAGAAGctgctaatcaacactttgtccagagaacaaaagggcccaaaggctaCTCTGCCCGGAGAACGGGCGGCCAGGAGGGTCCGAGAGCCCTtatcaccgctctgcccggggggcaaagaggccaaagctgcaatcagccctgactgtctggagaattaagagatccaccctaCCATCGACTCTTACCTAGCGAGCCCAcccccaagaatcaaaagaaataaaaccacaaggccgaagactacgcatgctctaaaaaggcggacccaaggagtggccatgcagaacagttcctggaaaagttttaatatgaatagagaacagacagtaaaaatggtataaaaaggactcacctcgagcatcaggtgtgctcttggcagagcgccaaggcaccTGGCtgttatccctttgctttattttatgtgtctcttattgtctttatattaaactctttaaattctaacaggagagtgaacctcgtttttcacactcctttggcatttttaaatgccttaCAACATTTCTGGGTCTGGGGTATAGCTGTTCCCTCTGAGAGGGCAGAAATACACCTGGGAAAAGCCCTCCTTGGCTTGGAGACATCAGAGGAAACAGACTGCCTTTCATGGCTGGGAAAGGCTGCTGGGAGGCCAGTCTGAGAGGGGAAAAGGCCTTTAAATTCTGCTGTCCAGCTGGGTTCCCCTGCATTCCCTGGGGAAAAGCTGTCCTAAAATATGTTTTAGTTGCTGTCAGGTTAATTTGATGTGGGTTTTGTGCacctgctggcagagctgggtgacAAGGGGTTGCCCCCGTGATGCCACACACAAAGTGGTAGAGCAGGTATGGCCATGCCCCTCCTGGAAGCCTCTGCAGGGTCACCCAGGgccagaggctgcagaggtCCCGCAGAGCCCCGGGAAGACTGTCCCTGCAGGGATAGGGCTGAGAGAAGTAGATGCAGAGCAAAATGTGGGGGTGCCTCAGCAGGAAGCTGAACATTTTCTTCACGCAGCAGTGCTGAGCCTCGTTGCAGGGTGAGAAATTGGAGTAGAGGGTGATGCAGCTGATGCTTGCACAGGCAGCTGTGACTGCATCCAGGTAAGCGCCAGTCTCGAACAACACAGCCTCAGGGTGCTTGCCTTGGGCACTACAGTTTGTGGCGTGGCCTTTTTGGAGGACTCTGCCCGAGAAGCTCCTCAGCTCATAGAAGAGAAGGTGCCTGTTTTGGGGAGTCACTGGGGGTCTGTGCGGGAAGCCAAAGACCCTGTGGAATTCTTTGTATAGGACTCTGGCTTCTTCCCCTGTCCGTATGTGGTAGGGACACTTGGCACACACGTGGGTCTGCCTCGGCCAGCAGCAGGTCTTTACCACAGTGCCCTGGTGTGTCAGAAATTCttggaaaactgttttctctcctgtatTCATGTTGTATCGAAAACGCTCCCAGTTTATGTGCTATAGAGCTCACAGTCctaaatgaaaaagtaatattttaattcaaaccTTCAATTTGTTTTGCAGTTAAACTACATAAATAATAGTGTACAGTCTCTTCAAAAAGCTACTGGAACTTGTAGCAGCATATGGTAACTTGatgacacagaggaaaaaaagtcttggaGCCTGGGGGTATTATTCACAAATCAGCGGTTTTGcttaaaaaagagtaaaaatttctcttttaccCTAGAGAGGAGAAACTGCACAATAGAAACTGCCACCCTTTTCAAGATTGTTACAggtgattccatgattcaatCTGGCaaaacaaacatgcaaacaccaacaaataaagaaattaaaatggtgTAATTACCATGTCAGCAGGTCCAGCTCAGGGTAATAGCAAATATTTATCTGATTTCCTTCAGTGGGTTTTTAAGTTTCCACTTTAGGGCTCTTGCAATCTTTCTTCTGTGATGCAGAAGAAGGTTCCTCCCTGGTCTGGGCAGTTCAGTGCAGAAGGATCTTTCCCAGTGCAGGGGCTTGGCCCCAGTTGAGATGGTGACAGCAGGTGTTTCCAGGTGCCAGGTGCTGGGAGACAGGAACACAAACAGAATTTACCTTTGCAAACTGTGGGAGTTGAGCTACTGTTCTGTGCCtgtcaataatttttttttttcatttctcaagTGATACTATTGCCCTTTTTTAGTAGTGAAGTTTTGCTACAAGATTGTTATAGATGAAATCTGGGTGTTCTAAGCAGTGTCCAACTGAGTTTCTTTCCAAATGATTTGTGTGTTTATCTGCCTGATGTGCCAGCTGAACAGAAAACTCATATTGTACTTCTGCACCAAGGCTTTCCCTTTCTTAGGAAGTTTGTGCCCCCCTCCCTGAGGCTATAATTCCAGGGAGCAGTGGGCCATTCTATGAGTAAGCTCAATCATGCTTTGTGCCAGGGTGGCAGAGGAGGGCAAACACAAATTTTGCGGGGTTGAACAGCTTTTGGCTCAAGCAGGAAGTTGtcttcactgctgctctcaTTGCCCCTCATCATTCCTGGATCCTGTTTAATTCTGTTGCTGCTCCACTGTAAAACTTTGCCATCTGCATATTTTATTACAGCTCACTTCTGCATTCCCTCTGttagtatttaatttttcccttaaattcctcatttcattaatttgctttgctttccactCCTGACTCTACACTAACTTCTGTATATTTTCCTCatatattttcacatatttatGTGCTGTAGTTCCTTCGTGATCCAGGCCATTGTGCTGTTCTCATTCAGATATCTCCTAAAGATTGGCTTCCTGACATCAGGAATGTTCCATTTGTCATTTCTGGTGTTTCTGTACATTTTGAGTGGTCAGTTGTGCTCTATTCTGTGCAGTGCAACATcaccctggcagtgctgtgcctcAGGAAGTGGAAGATGCCTCTGCTCCCCGGCATAAAGGAGGGGAGGTCTGAAGAAACGAGTGTTTTTCTTTGGAGAGGGATGTCAGGAGAGGGTGTCACCCCCTCGCCACTTCTCCTGTAGGCTGTCAGTGCTAAAGACTATTGAAAAAGCtgctaatctttttttttttaaagttccgATTCCTCCCGTCCCTGCTGATGCTCCTGCAGAGTTGTGATGGCCACATGATGGCAATGTCGTACCTCAGGGATGTGTGTCGTTTTCTGCTGGATGGAGACGATTGCTTCTCGAGCTCCGTTTAAGTGTCTCTAGAGGTTTTCCACCAGAGGCACTGGAAATTTTACATCTCCCCCTGAAACTTGGCACTTTTCCTTTGGTTGGTGCTTCTCCCTGATCAAAACCCATCAAATTTTCAATCTCCTCAGTCAACAGCATCACATCCTTACAGGATGGGAGTCAAATCCTAAACTACCCTATTGGATGGATTAATTGGAAGAATGTTCCCACTACCCAAGCGCATTTCTGGACGTGCAACATTGGCCTTTGGCTCCTTTGCCAGTGCTGTCCCTCTCCATGAGCCACCATTCTGATACAGGAGATAGTGTCTGATAGATCCCTAGGAACCCAAAATGATGTTAACATATCTGTGTATATCTCTGTCTCTATCTCTATCTCTCTCaaatgatatttaaaattataattctATCTTTGCCCCTCCCAACTATATTTGGAGGGGACAGGGATATAATTATAActttaagaaatatttcacttcttgCTAAAATGCCTCTCtggggcagcaggcaggaggtACTGATTAGTGCCCCACAACAAGATACAAATGTTCACAGGAGGAAGTGGAGAGGAATGCTTTATCCAGTGAAAACCACAGGGAAAACAGTCCCTAATGACTCCATCTGGAAGTGAGCCAGGGTCCAAGCCATATGTTCTGCACCTATGGAAAAACACCCTAATGATCAGGGCTGGGATTTTCTGTATCCAAATATTAGACAAACCCTGATATCTCTTTAGGCTAAAAAGCATGCAGAAATTCTGATCCATCCCAGCGTGGCCAGTTTGGACCTGATCTTACTGATTTAAATATGTGATTTTGGGATTTCTGAAGATGTCTTTTGGAAGCAAAGTTGTGTGCATTGATTAGACAGAAACTGATGCATCATTACATGGAATCAGGATGTTTAATTCCCCAAACTAAACCATGGTCTGCTTCCATAGGCTGGTATAAATGTTGCTGTGTGTATGGGGAAAGGGCTCTGGAGCTTCCCCTGAAACGCTACACTCAGGACAAGGATGGTTCCTCTCTTTTGTGCCTCTGAAATGCAAGTGTTGAAATTCTGTTGCATTTCTTAGTACAGCCTGGTGCAAAATAATCTCTGCTGAAAGCATTTTACACATCTTCATTCAGTAGGGAGTTTATCTGAATTCAAAGTCCAGAGCAGTCACATGGTACCATAATCAGCTGGAGACTCGACGTTCCTGTGCAGCCctaaggttttaaaaataagaaacaaagcaTATGAGGGAAGAAGCAAGATCTGTCCACAGTTGCTCATAACCACATCCAGACAATTTGAACCCATGCTGTGGTGGCATAACCTGCCTCCACACTGCCCAGTCTCCAGCTCATTGAACATGAGACTGTGGGATATCTCGTGCCACAGGAGCGCTGCTCCTGGCTCCAAAGTGGAGCCCTGGTGCTCTGCACTCTGCCAAGGGGACATAAAGATTAGCCAGGATTTAGGTCCTGAGCTGGGAATATTTCCTGCATGGGTTCCTCTGAAAGTCCGACCTTCACAAAACTATTCCACCAAATCTGCCTCATCTGGCTTGTTTAGTCTCAAAGTGATTGGAATTATCACCTCACTTCCAGAGATTTTTCCAGGGCTTCATTATCTTGGTTGTTTCCCTTTCTCTATgcctaaaaataattattttccccttttctgtctATTAAGAGTAGAATTGAAACCTACAGAGCAGCAAGCAGTCTGTAAGGGGAATGACAAATAAGGACATTTACATGCCACAGACAGGGTAACCAGGTTAAATTTTAGGACAGCAAAAATCATAaggaaaaattacaggaaataacccaggatttttattattaaaaaaaaatactgagtgtGGCCACACCAGAGATTATAGGTGGAGAAATTCTTCTATATTAATTATAAAGTGTTATCGGGATGCTTTGTTTGTCAAACAATTGGACAGATTTCCTCTTGCCCTATGAAAGAGCCAGGGAACTTGCCAAGGGCCTGTGTTTACAGatagaaaatacagaggaaCAAAATTAAAGTTTAGCGATGGATGGAGAAGAGACCTTTCATGTATTGCACATAACATATATTATGTatttctcacacacacacatatatatatttataacacacacacacatatatatatgttatatatatataatctgcttcatcttctttccttttaaaatgaagatgatTCTTGGGACTCAAAGAGACATATTTCATTCTTAGAAAATACCAGTTCAGAACATAATTTAAGATTTGAGGTCAAACGATTAAATGATCTGTGCACACAGATTTGCTTCCATGTTGATCAGTGGAGCTCAGATGGTTTCCAGAAGCACAGGACCAGGGAAAGTGGTGGCTATGAGACAGACAGTAATGGTCATCTTAATTTTGGTAGGATATATGAGCTTTGTACATGTAGAATATTGCACCAATGTTCAGTCCAAATCTGATCTCATTTCCACCTGTCTCCTTTCGGGCCCTTCCCTAGGAATgaggggagctgtgctggcagaaaaCCCACTGGAGTTGTGACTCTGTTCACAGAGTAAACCATGCAAATCCTGATTACCAGGGCAGTGATTACACCTACCATCTCCTCCTTccaaagcagctgcctggcaaTTCCtatcaaactgaaaaacactGGCTGTATgtcagggaaaaagagaagacagagtTGGGTGTTCTTTGGGAACACCCAGAGTTGCTGGGGATGCTTTAACCATAGGCTGTGAGCCTGGGCATCCCAAACAACTCATACTTCTCTATCTGGATACCCCATATTCTTTCACTATGCAGGGATGAGTGTTGGCTAAATAACACAATTTAAGACCTGCTATTTTCTAATAGAATAAGACTTTTTATAGTGTAGGAAAACCTGCTTTCAATTGCCATTGTTGGGCATTACTTTAGTCAACGAAAAAAAGTATGCTTGGGAACCTGCCTGGAAGCCATGTGATTTCAGAGTATTGctatttccctttttaagaggaaggaaagccaactttttttttatgtcatgGTTGAATGCAGTGATGTATCCAGTATGGAGGAGGGGAATTCACTCCAACTCCTGTGATATGTGTAGGGCAACTCTATGTGCCCATTTTCAGGCATTTGGAGACT is a genomic window containing:
- the APOBEC4 gene encoding putative C->U-editing enzyme APOBEC-4; this translates as MNTGEKTVFQEFLTHQGTVVKTCCWPRQTHVCAKCPYHIRTGEEARVLYKEFHRVFGFPHRPPVTPQNRHLLFYELRSFSGRVLQKGHATNCSAQGKHPEAVLFETGAYLDAVTAACASISCITLYSNFSPCNEAQHCCVKKMFSFLLRHPHILLCIYFSQPYPCRDSLPGALRDLCSLWPWVTLQRLPGGAWPYLLYHFVCGITGATPCHPALPAGAQNPHQINLTATKTYFRTAFPQGMQGNPAGQQNLKAFSPLRLASQQPFPAMKGSLFPLMSPSQGGLFPGVFLPSQREQLYPRPRNVVRHLKMPKDVSTSPTGCKWISASPVDFLDYRGTVCFTIILTMACRGI